The DNA window CAAGCTCAAGGTTATCTGCGACAAAAATAGACTAGTAAATAATCCACTAAAAACTTTCTGCCAGAGTCataaattataaagttattATGTAAGCCCAGCCTTCatttgtctctctctctctcctctctctctctctctctctctctctctctctctctctctgtagaAAGAGATCAAAACAATATTATTAACGAATGCAAAGTCATTTCGGGTGTCAAACCAAGTCTTTCGATGACGAATCACTGACCCGGATAGCTGAGGATCTGGGtctgtttacatgtgtatctaccacattaaattaatgttaaatgggGCATAATGCTTACTACAAAACGATTCCAGCTTTGTTATGTTAATTGAATTATCTTTCCTTTGAAAGTTCTGTTTACTTTGAACTTCCGTAAATCATTATTTGCactgaaaaacattgattaCAATGATTcaccctttttcatgatttacttacaaaatttAGTTGGAGAAAACATTTTGACGTTAtgctgataaaaaataaattggattATATAATTCTTGAtctattttttctgaatttaaacaaagtgtttgtttgcagataaaacaacataaaaacaaCTTAAACTTTGCACACGTTATGTATGAAAGGTAAATGAAATCAGGCAATGGAATGCCATGTCATgttattaaaatcaatatgatacgttttttaataatcaattcCTTGTGCCAATCACACTCACATTAAAATCAAACGTTTGTGAACGTCACTTACAAGCACGCAGAATTTTTACGGAAGGAACTAAACAGTATAATACACTTGGATCTTGCAGAGAACAATGGgaaacaatttgtttacaagATATTTGGGGCATCGATTGATTACTCTCAATCATCTGCCCCCTCATCCCAATCATCTGTCATCAAACAGCTCGTTAAAGGTGTTCATTGTATCATGCCGCTACTGACGTCCTCCGTACcaagttcaagttcatttaTTTCTCTCAAAACATATAACGTTACATGAATTACAGCAtttatgtaaatacaaaaaGATTAGGAAAAAGCAGGATAGGTCCAGGCCCATATATATATAGGTCCAggcccatatatatatatatatatatatatatatatatatatatatatatataaaggagCCGACCAAATTAAGTTTATTCAGTTTCCCACATTCAAAGGTAGTTTTTGGGGTTTTGCAGTATTTTTAGATTACAGAATTcataaatacacaaaatttaatgtatttctcTTTTTTGCAGTCAGAGCAATCAAACATCGTTTTGTAGAGGGTGGTGGCTACCAAGACttcaaattctaaattataatgaaataaatcgCTGATCAGGAAAATTAGAGTACTATTCTAATAATAAACATGGGGTGAGTAATCCCCCACACCCACGGTCGCTCTCCCCAGGCCCGCTGAAAAGTCCCTTGTCTCAGGTAGTCAAAAATCCTTTTTCTTGTCAAACCGGAACAATGACTTCTTACAATCTTAAGTCCTGTTTTCACTCACTGACGTTTTCGATGTAAACAACACCGACTGTATTGTCTCCGAGTGGCAGAAGGTCATCCCGGAATACGTAATTTCAATTAGACTTTATTGTTTTGACatgattatattaaaaattaaaactgctAACTGAATAATTAGTAAACATCTATGCTTTTCCTCCATTGTTTCGTCATTAGGTATATTGTTACCTTCCCAGTCAGGTGCGAGTTTTTTCTTGAGAGGTGTGAACCATTTATTTCatagaattaaaacaaaagaaagcgGTCATTTTTACAGATCTTAATGAAATTTTGTCCAACATTACAatgaaaaaacatttctttCCGTACAGTGATAGTATTTAATATAAGTTAAACTTCGCAAAGTTTCTATCACACTGGAACTTCTGTAACTTTTTTGCAAAATGAGCTTTTtgtgaaaataacaaaatgagAAGATTCCTATTTTGTTTTCTCATCCAATGTCCTGCAACTGGAGGTATTTTCGTATCATGCAATGTCTGACACTGTCGTCTGCACAAGATGGCTGCAGTCTGCATGTCACAGCTACACGGCTACACAGAGCGCTCTATGGAGGCCAGACAGTTTGGCGGCTTGTTTGACATCTTTCTGCATGTATCATAAGCATATGCAAATTCGACCATTCGCAATTCTAATgttgtaagtaaaaaaaaatatttaaccgTCTGTTAATTGGCCTTATTAATATACGAAACACATATATAGCACTTTCTGACGCTCACACGATTTTCCAGTCCATAAACATCActgaaaaatacttttaaattcaCAATTGTGTaaaattagtttatttttcttatttcatttaatttttttggttaaaataggGCAATGAAGGTAAAAAGCACAAACGGACGTCTGGAGAAACGGTGAAAGCGctattgtaaaactttttttttcgtttGACACCCAAATCaacaagtttgtttaaaatgatCAATGTAAAATGTCATATATCTTTGAGATAAAcaacaatcaaaataaaaacttaacacattcattgttgaaaaaatgaTCATGATTCTGCTATGACGGCGAGAACAGTGTTGACCCCTGTACAGTTACGTAACAGACACTTCGTCACAGAGGATGGGGGTGTTGATGTTTATCAGACGTACCCACCTGTTATCGTCTTAGAATCactgaaaacaatttaataGGTCTGTTTTACTACTTATACATCTACTTGTAATTGTTTCCTAAAAGTTTCGTGATGAACTTTTCGCGAAGTAAACAtcgatattatttatttgtttatcagAAGAATACATCTTCTCAGAAGGCAGGGGCACTcggaaaatataaaaactagTTTCCAAACAATCTTAATTTGTGTACAGTATTCTAAGCGTATTTATCGATTATCTTTTATGATCGAGTAGGTACTCTAATGTAAACTGTCAGACCGATTACTGCACACAGAGCTATTGATCTCCGActcttgtttttaaacattttaaaattaatgatatctaGATCAAGTGTTACTTGTACCACTTTCATAACAGATATTTGTCATTGTCAAAACACTTCTAACGCGACGGCCTTGAAATGGTAAACACTTCACAAGATAGATTGCATTTACAGGAATTATTATATGAGTCCactttaaatgtataaatattgttttaaatgtgtgtaaatttaaagacCAACATAAGAGATGTGTTAATTGAAACATCATTTCTCCATTTATTGCACACATAAAGATAAACTTCTTTTCCTGGGGGTCTGAGCTCTCCCGTGGGGCTAATCCAAGGGGTcaatgtcaacaataaaccgcgcgctatttaaataaaatctgCAGAGGatgttaaatctttttaaatccTGATATGTTTTCTTGAAGATGACTCAACGTAAAAACCGGTGTCTATCAAACCGTTTGGTCACGGTCCAACGGACGAGGAAATAAAGCGCCTTACGTCACAATCGTGAAGGCTATATAAGACCGCTGGGGCGAGGTGCTTTACCAGTTTGTAGCTCGCTCCTAtcgaaacaaaaagaaaaaatatcaacttgaaaattctaaaatggTCGTAGCAATGCAGAAATCTATCCAGTGCGCTGTGGTTGGTGATGGTTTTGTTGGGAAATCAAGTTTGGTTCAGAAATTCGTCAATGGTAAATTCGACAAGACTTATATAGCCACATTAAAGGATGATTACAGTGCGAAAGTATCCACAAACGGGGACGTATTCAGACTGAATGTGTCTGATATCGCCGGAGAGGTAAGCAGAGCTTATTTTTATATCTTCAGAAAACGGTGTAGTTCAGCTTATCATTTTCTTATAGATGTACTATGTATCATtccattatttttattgttcattttttgtattgcagcatGAAGACCTGTCCTCCATTGCAACCTCTGATATCTTCATTGTGTGCTTCAGTCTAGTAGACGATGATTCCATGGATAGCGTGCTAAACTTCTGGATTCCTAAGATCCGGGCAATCGCTAAACATTCACCCATCATCCTAGCGGGGACACAGTCCGACCTGAGACAAGGGGGTCAATCCGGCCACATCGCCACTGCTGAGGGTCGGGCCCTGGCCAAGTCTATCGGGGCAGAAACCTACGTAGAGTGTTCCGCCAAATCTGGCTCGGGGGTCCAGGAAACCTTCCAGAGCGCCGCCATGGCAAGCATTCGATACAGCAAACGGAAGGTCAACATCTTGAAACGAGTTCTTGGACGTTGATGTGTTGGCCCGAGGAACTGTTCACTAAGCGGTCCCTGCACCGCTGTTATAAACCTCTAACGAATGGTCAAAGAGACTCCGAATTGGCCAGTTTGACTGTGTTGGCTATTGTAGTGGACATTTATCACTACGACAACGGAATCTCGGCATCGTTCTCACTCTATCCTTCCGGGCTACAGCTGCTCCAATGCAGACCGCCCCAAGAAGCGCACAGACTCCTGATACGTGAAGCAACGGCATAGAGGGAAAATATTGACAGAGAGTAATTGTTATTGAAACTCTAACAAATTGAACTGCCTATCTATTTTCGACCAGATGGTTTACCATACAACCATTTGAATGAGTGTTTTAGTACTAATAATTGtattcatatttcaataaaactGTAATTGTACGTAAGAGTTGACTATCTTTGAAATTGAGAACGCTTGGGTTTTCTAATGAATGTGGTTAGAGGCAAAAAGTTTACCATTGCGTAGTTAGTACCATCAGTTGAgatttcacatacatgtataagaattggtttttaaattcttaataacCATGCAATTAATGGAGAATAACAATTGAACAATgccttttttgaaacaatgacatCATTAGTATTAATAATTAGGTATTCAAATAGTCCATGCATCATAAACCGCGTATAATTAGCCATTATGACCGTGAATCATTAGAATCAAAATAGAACTAGGAGCAGAGTATCTATATTTAGAAATTACGGACAATTTTAAATCAGGTTGCTCACTGAATTAAAAACTTGTTATTGCGTAACGAAGCAAGATTGATTTTCAAATGCTACTTAAAAGAATCAAAAGGGAAACAGATACAGAGAAGCTTATTTTCTAAAGTAGTATCTGAACAAAAATTAGTAAATCTAGTAAGTGTGACACAAAGATGTGTTTTAAACGTTATATTTGAGATAGAACGGTTTCTTCATCGCGTGTGCTCTAAATTTGTCATGCTAGATTTGCAACAGCTTTTATACACTCTACACGTGCATGCTCTGCAAGAGGACAATGAAGTCATAATTGTTATACCATTACATAGTaacatgaaataatttttaaaaattaatttcagtaATGAGTCTTCTTTGTAAATCGCCTACAATTTTCATCATaacaaatattacatttatagAAAAATCAAACGCAGATGACTTTTGTCTGttcattattaaattaaatttgcgataacatttaatttaaaatgctaGTATAAATTGCCACTTCTTTTATTTCTCCAAATAGGATGTGATACCGTATCCAGATTTCGTGTTTTAAGCATAGTATTAATTTATCATATCTGGTTTATCAATATAATTGTTAAACATTACACTGTTAAATGccaggaaaaaaatcaatacacatgtacatttactgtgaaatcatcattgttcgtgggcGATCAATGTTCGTGGCTTTCCTGGGTAACCCTTGTCCACGAATATACATCCCCAGGAACTTATATacaatcatttgtttaatatttattagacCTAGATCCCGATTACACTACCAACGAAATAACGTCCCCAAGGACATGGACAATTTTGGCTACCCACAAACATTGACCcccatgaataaaaatgattccacattattataaaagaatatcacaaaatgacaataagaaATACCCCTGTCCCCTTTCTCTTGCCCCTCGCCCCAtccatacattgtatgtacgaTATAGCTGACTGTATTCATGTAGAGtatttttagacaaaaacaACGTAATATATAGACCATAATCCAACTGATGTACACATCTGGCTCCCTGAGGTACACCCCTGTCTTTATCTATTCTTTAAAAAGCATGTCAGGTCGTGATTTTATTTCAACACGAAAGAAAATTTAGATACAAAGTACGTGTATCAAATAGAAATACGGGTTATTTCTGTGAGATCAAAGAGCTAGATGCTGCAGGAACAGTTGAAGGAAGCGATCGGTGCCGATCAGTTCACCGACACGATGTCTGGATTCCTTGCGATTGTATTACATTCTTCACGCTATCGATTTGTTTGTGTAATTATAAATGCAAATTCAATTTGTTCTGTTGTCAACCTTACAATCTTGCCACGAAGGGTCATCGTACATCTGTCAGATTTTAGAATTCATTAGAGCTGACATCGCCTTATTTCCTTCGCTGTGTTTGCGgggaaaatattaacaaaaacatgCATGTAGCGTTAATTATCAGGTTTTAGCCTagttttaaaaggaaataaaatgtaaCACTATTGGCATTTGAAGAGTTATTAAGTGTATTAAACGAACATGAAATTTTGCTGAACCCTAGTCTTACCAGTAGATAAAACTAAACCTGCTGTAGCTGCAAGATACAAATATGTCTATCACAAAATGTTATAAGGCAAgattgttcaatttcaaatggtttttttttaaataaaggttTGTCTCAATAGTATAACTGTAAACTGTGGAACACTTGACCAGGGATttcaactcccccccccccccccctcattttATAACCAAGGGAGTCTAAAtattgtgtacatgtaaattatagtaAATTATATAATGATGGGCTGTACTGCCCAAAGTTGAACTTTCtgaataaacatttcattatatTACCTAACGTTTGGTGATGGATTTTGAGGGCAACCTTTATATGACCAGTTGAACGGGTCGGGTATTACCAGTAGGCAATCATGAGGTAGGGTTATGAGGGTTTTCCCATTTAATACTTTTTACTGCCAACACTGGTCAGTTTTGTAACACTCTTACCCCGGATTGACCCCCTAATCGCCCTCATTCCATGTACCCGT is part of the Crassostrea angulata isolate pt1a10 chromosome 3, ASM2561291v2, whole genome shotgun sequence genome and encodes:
- the LOC128176259 gene encoding uncharacterized protein LOC128176259, whose protein sequence is MVVAMQKSIQCAVVGDGFVGKSSLVQKFVNGKFDKTYIATLKDDYSAKVSTNGDVFRLNVSDIAGEHEDLSSIATSDIFIVCFSLVDDDSMDSVLNFWIPKIRAIAKHSPIILAGTQSDLRQGGQSGHIATAEGRALAKSIGAETYVECSAKSGSGVQETFQSAAMASIRYSKRKVNILKRVLGR